In the Desulfuromonas sp. DDH964 genome, CGAGGTTGGCCACATCCTGGAGAAGATCAAGCGCGAGCCGGCCATCGAGTCGGTGCGGATTTTCGATGAATCGGGGCGCATCCTGATTTCGGGGATACAGGAAGAAATCGGCGACCTCGTCCCGTCGGCCGACCTGCTCGCCTATCGCTCACGCAAATTCTCCTTTGCGGAAATGACCGAAGGGCAGGAATTCCACAGCACCACCGTCCCCATTTACAATGCACCGCTCTGCTTTCGCTGCCATGATGAGGAGAGGAAAGTCCTTGGCATCCTCAACGTTCACCTCTCGCTGAACGTCCTCGACAGCCTGCAGCAAAAGGGGCGCGAAGCGACCCTGATCTCCTCCGCCGGTATGCTGGCGATTCTGGTCCTGACGATCTCGGTCTTCATCCTGGTCTATGTCGATCGTCCGATCCGTCGCCTGGTCAACGCCATGACCCAGGTGGAGAACGGCAACTTCGAAAAGGCCCACACCCAGGTTCGCAGTTCCGAGGAGATGGAACTGCTGACCAGCAAGTTCAACCTGATGGTGGACCGGCTCAAGGGATTGATCGACACCACCGTCCTGCACGAGCGGGAAATTGCCGTCAGTCAGGAAAAACTGACGCACCACGATGAAATCCGCAACATGAACATCACCCTTGAGGAGCGACTCAAGGAGATTGAATACCTGAACATTACCCTCGAGGAACGGATTGAAGAGATCGAGGAAGCCAACTACAAGATTGCCGACCTGGCGAGCGAACTCGAGGACAAGAACACGACCCTGGAGACTGCCGTGGCCCGGCTCTCGGCTCTCTACAGGATGGGTCTTGGCATCAACTCGACGATGGACATCGAACGCCTCTTCGCCCTGCTGGTAAACAAGACCCTGACCACCCTCAAGGCCCGCATCGGTTACATTCTTCTCCTCGACCGTGAGAGCTGGGTTTTGAACATCGCCAGCGCCGAAGGGCTGCCGGTTCATTTCGACCTGGGCAAGCGGATCCCCCTCAAGCCGGGGGGGTGTTCCCACTGGGTGATAAACAATCGCCAGCCGCTGCTGGTCCAGAATATCGGTGACAACTCCGAATTCAGCCGGGTCAGTCGCCTCGGCTTTACCCGGGAGTCGGTCATCTGTGCGCCCCTGGTGATCAAGGACGAGATCATCGGCACCATCACCATCGCCAACAAGCTCGACGAAACCGCTTTTACGCCCGACGATCTGGAGTTGCTGTCAACCATCGCCGCCCAGGCGAGCATCGCCATCAACAATGCCCGCCTCTACGAGGAGCAGCAGCAGACCTATCTCAATACGGTCCAGGCCCTGGTCTCCGCTATCGAGGCCAGCGACGCCTACACCCGGGGCCACTCCGAGCGGGTGACCCGCTACAGCCTCGCCCTGGCACGGCATATCGATGTCAACCCCGAGGCGATCCGTCGCCTCGAACAGGCGGGGATTCTGCACGACATCGGCAAAATCGGCATCGGCACCTATCTGCTGCACAAGGAGGGGAAACTTTCCGGCGAGGATATTGAAATCCTGCGCCAGCATCCGACCATCGGCGTGCGCATCCTCGAACCGATCCGGTTTTTGACGGGGGTTCGGGAAATTATCGAACAGCACCATGAACGGTTCGACGGCAAGGGTTATCCGCGCGGCCTGGCGGCGCGGGAGATATCCCTGGAGGCACGGATTCTGGCAGTCGCCGATACCTACGATGCCATGACCTCGGATCGGCCCTATCGCAAGGCGCTGAGCCATGAGACCGCGATCACCGAGATCCAGGCTTGTGCCGGAAGCCAGTTCGACCCCGAGGTGGCGGCAGCTTTTATCGATCTTTGTGAAAACATCGGTTTGACTGCCTGATGGGCAGGGCATGATGCAGACAACACCCACCTACCACGGCTGGTCGCTGCGGCGCCGGCTCCTCCTCCCCTTCTCACTCTTGCTGGTGCTGCTCGGAGCCGCGGCGACCATCGGCTCCGGCATGGTCATCATTGAAGCCCTTTCGCGGGACGCCGGCCAGCGGCTCCTCGCCATCCAGGAGATCGTCTTTCGGGAGATTACCGAACAGGAACTCCTCCTTGACACCTACGCCGATCTCCTCGCCTATACCCGCGCCGTCTCCCTCGAAAAAAAGATCGACCTTGCTGCCAGGGCGGTGCTGGAAAAGCATGTCGCCAGTGCCCTGAACGGCGCCAATATCCGGCTCGATTATTATCCGGTTACCATTATCGACATTCCGACCCAGCCACAACGGGACCTTTTCGATCAGGCTTTGCGCAGCGGCCGGCCGCGGTTCCGCTTCGTCTCTGCCCCCGGACAGGCCCCCGACCTGACCGTGGTTCACACCGTGACGAAGGAGGGCGCAGCGCAGGAGTTCCTCGCGTTGCGGACCCCTATCAGCCGCGCCTTCCTGCACCAGATGACCGGCCCTTTTACGATTCGCACCTACATTCTCTCCCGGGAAGGGAAACTCCTTTCCGCCAGCGACGAGGGGAGCGCCGCGCCGCTACTGCAGCCGGAGGAGCTGGCCCGGGTTCTGGACGGCGAACGCCTGTTCAAGACCGTCAATATGCCGTTGCCCCATCGGCAACTTTTCAGTGCCATCCCCCTGGGAACGACCGATCTTGTCCTGCTTGCCCTCGATACCCCGCTGACCGAGCTGGACGCCGTCATCGGAGCGATGACGACCCGCTCCGTATTAACCATCCTCGTGGTCCTGCTCTTTGGAGGCTACATCTTCTTCCGCCTGGTGAATCGCGTCATCATGAACCCCATCGACGACCTGCTGACTGCCACCGAGGCGATCGGCCATGGCAATCTCGATTACCGGATCCGTGAAATACCCGCCGGGGAAATGGGCACGCTCGCCCACTCGTTCAACGCCATGTTCGGTGAAATCGGCCAGCTCTACCAGGAACGGCTCGGCCATGAAAAATCTCTGACCCTGGCGCAGGAAGAGCTGCGCTACAAGGATATCCTCCAGGCCAAGAATGCCGAGATCGAAGCCTCCAACCGCGAACTGAAGACCCACCTGCACGAAATGGCGACCCTCTTCCAGCTGAACCAGGCGATGATCTCCACCCTCGACCTGAATCTCCTCTTCGACCGGATTCTCAAGTCGCTGCAGGATGTCATTGCCTGCAACGAGATGGTCCTTTTGCTCTACAACAGCGGGGCCGAGGAGCTGGAGGTCCGCGGGGTCCTCGGCCTCGATCCGGAGGCGCTGCAGGGGATCTCCTTCCGACTCGACGAAGGGATTACCGGTCAATGCGCCAGTTCCCTCGACGTCGTCTATATCCGTGACCTGATGAGCGACAGCCGCAACCTGAACTACAAGGGGAGAATCCTGCGCAAGGGCTCCATGCTTTCGGTCCCCATGGTCATCAAGGGGCGCCTCACCGGGGTTCTCAACCTGCACAAGGAGCAGACGGCCGCCTTCAGTGACTCGGATATCAAACTGGTCCAGGCCGTGGCCAACCAGGCAGCTATCGCCGTGGAAAACGCCCAGCTCTATGAGAAAACCCGCAACCTCTCCAACACTGATGAGCTGACTGGCCTGGCCAATCGCCGCTACTTCCAGGAAATCTCGGCGCGCGAGCTGTCGCAGGCGCAGCGGTTTCGTTCCCACTTCGCCATCATCATGGCCGATATCGACCATTTCAAGGCGTTCAACGATTGTCACGGTCACCTGCGCGGCGATGTGGTCCTGAAAAAGGTCGCCTCGATCATGCTGCAGAATACCCGCGGCATCGACCTGGTCGGTCGTTTCGGTGGCGAGGAGTTTGTCATCCTGCTCCCCAAAACCACCCGCGAGGGGGCGGCTGCCGCGGCCGAGAAGCTGCGTCAGTGGGTGGAACAGGAGACCTTCGCCGGCGCCCAGAAGAGTCAGCCCGGCGGCCGTCTGACCCTCTCCCTGGGGGTTGCCGAGTTCCCCACCGACAGCAAGGATCTCTACGAGCTCCTCGACCTGGCCGATCGCGCCCTTTACCGGGCCAAGGAAGCCGGGCGCAACCGGGTGGTGGCCTGGACTCCCGACGCCTGACCTTGCCGCCGAAAGATCCAGGGGCCGGCAGCTAACGCTGCCGGCCCCGATTTTTTCTGCCGCCCTTACCTCCACCGGCGCCGAGCAGTTCGCCGGCGACCGATTCCCTGCGGCACAATTTCAGCGCCTCGAGAATATCTCCCCGCACCTCGGGGCGATGCCAGAGCAGCAGAGCCTTCTGCAGCCGGCGTTCCCGCGGGGAGCGCGGCACATGAAGCGACTGGCCGGTAAAGGGATCGACGCCGCTGTAATAGATGCAGGTCGCCAGGGTCCCCGGCGTGGGCGTGAACTCCTGGACCTGCTCCACCCGCAATCCGTTGCGTTTCAGAAAGAGCGCGACCTCGACCATATCCTCCAACCGGCAACCGGGATGCCCGGCGATCAGGTAGGGGACCACCCCCTGGCGCTTGCCGTTGCGGGCCGACCGTTGCCGGTAGAATTCGAGAAAGGCGAGCAGCGCTTCGGGGCCGGGCTTGCGCATGACCGCGGTGATCTGGGGGACCGTCGACTCGGGTGCAATCTTGAGCAGACCGCCGACGTGGTGATCGAGCAGTTCGGCAAAATAATCGGCCTGGGTCTCGAGCAGGTCATAGCGAACCCCCGAGGCGACAAAGAGATGGCGGACATGGCTGATGCCGCGGATTTTCCGCAGCAGGGCAACAGCACTGCGCCCTTCGGCACGGAGGTGGGGACAGCGGCGGGGAAAAAGACAGCTCTCGCGACGGCAGTCCCTTCCGCCAGCGCCGGCCCCGCAAGCGGTGCCGTACATGTTGGCGGTGGGCCCGCCAAGATCGGTCACCGTGCCGCGGAAGTCAGGATGGGCGGCGAGTTGGTCGACCTCGGCATGAATCGACTCGATACTTCGGGACTGGATTGTCTTCCCCTGGTGGGCGGTAATCGCGCAGAAGGCGCAACCGCCATAACAACCGCGATGGGTCGTGATCGAAAAGCGGATCTGCTGGTAGGCGGGGATCTCCTCCCGGTAACCGGGATGGGGACGCCGGCTGAAGGGGAGCTGGTAGAGGCGGTCGAGTTCGGCACCGCTCAAGGGGCGGGCCGGCGGCTGGACCAGCACCTGGCGCCCTCCCTGGTCCTGGAGCAGCGGCCTGCCCTGCGGACGCTGTTCGGCCGCCGCCAGCCGGAACGCCTCGTTGTAGGTCGCGGGGTCGGCGCAGACCCGGTCGAAGCCCGGGAGGATTACCGCGTCCGGGACCGATCCCGGCGCAAAGGAGGCGGTCCCCGGGATATCGGTCATGGTGACCGGGGCTTCCCCGCTGGCAGCCCGGCGGGCAATGGTGGTCAGGGCGAGCTCCCCCATGCCGTAAACGAGCAGGTCGGCCTTGGCATCGACGAGGATGGAGCGCCGGACCCGGTCGCTCCAGAAATCGTAGTGGGCAAGGCGGCGCAGGCTCGCTTCGATGCCACCGATCACCACCGGCAGACCGCGGAAGGCCCCCTTGACCGCCGCCGTATAGGCAATCACCGCCCGGTCGGGACGGGCGGCGGCCTTGCCACCCGGGGTGTAGGCATCATCGTTGCGGACTTTTTTCGCCGCCGTGTAGCGGTTGACCATCGAATCCATCGCCCCGGAGGAGACCGCGGCGAAGAGGCGCGGCCGCCCCATCACCCGCAAGGACTCGGGGTTGCGCCAGTCAGGCTGGGCCAGGATCCCGACCCGGAACCCCTCGCTTTCGAGCAGCCGGGCCAGAAGCGGAACTCCAAAGGCCGGATGATCGACGTAGGCGTCACCGGAGATGAAAAGAATGTCGAGCTCATCCCAGCCGCGGGCGGCGAGTTCTTCCCGGTTGG is a window encoding:
- a CDS encoding diguanylate cyclase, translated to MQTTPTYHGWSLRRRLLLPFSLLLVLLGAAATIGSGMVIIEALSRDAGQRLLAIQEIVFREITEQELLLDTYADLLAYTRAVSLEKKIDLAARAVLEKHVASALNGANIRLDYYPVTIIDIPTQPQRDLFDQALRSGRPRFRFVSAPGQAPDLTVVHTVTKEGAAQEFLALRTPISRAFLHQMTGPFTIRTYILSREGKLLSASDEGSAAPLLQPEELARVLDGERLFKTVNMPLPHRQLFSAIPLGTTDLVLLALDTPLTELDAVIGAMTTRSVLTILVVLLFGGYIFFRLVNRVIMNPIDDLLTATEAIGHGNLDYRIREIPAGEMGTLAHSFNAMFGEIGQLYQERLGHEKSLTLAQEELRYKDILQAKNAEIEASNRELKTHLHEMATLFQLNQAMISTLDLNLLFDRILKSLQDVIACNEMVLLLYNSGAEELEVRGVLGLDPEALQGISFRLDEGITGQCASSLDVVYIRDLMSDSRNLNYKGRILRKGSMLSVPMVIKGRLTGVLNLHKEQTAAFSDSDIKLVQAVANQAAIAVENAQLYEKTRNLSNTDELTGLANRRYFQEISARELSQAQRFRSHFAIIMADIDHFKAFNDCHGHLRGDVVLKKVASIMLQNTRGIDLVGRFGGEEFVILLPKTTREGAAAAAEKLRQWVEQETFAGAQKSQPGGRLTLSLGVAEFPTDSKDLYELLDLADRALYRAKEAGRNRVVAWTPDA
- a CDS encoding HD domain-containing phosphohydrolase, whose product is MNSLKIKILGLTTAIMVMAVGLTAWHNLKTQRAMLTRFAEQTSRVLGETIRNSIITHMANGQNAEVGHILEKIKREPAIESVRIFDESGRILISGIQEEIGDLVPSADLLAYRSRKFSFAEMTEGQEFHSTTVPIYNAPLCFRCHDEERKVLGILNVHLSLNVLDSLQQKGREATLISSAGMLAILVLTISVFILVYVDRPIRRLVNAMTQVENGNFEKAHTQVRSSEEMELLTSKFNLMVDRLKGLIDTTVLHEREIAVSQEKLTHHDEIRNMNITLEERLKEIEYLNITLEERIEEIEEANYKIADLASELEDKNTTLETAVARLSALYRMGLGINSTMDIERLFALLVNKTLTTLKARIGYILLLDRESWVLNIASAEGLPVHFDLGKRIPLKPGGCSHWVINNRQPLLVQNIGDNSEFSRVSRLGFTRESVICAPLVIKDEIIGTITIANKLDETAFTPDDLELLSTIAAQASIAINNARLYEEQQQTYLNTVQALVSAIEASDAYTRGHSERVTRYSLALARHIDVNPEAIRRLEQAGILHDIGKIGIGTYLLHKEGKLSGEDIEILRQHPTIGVRILEPIRFLTGVREIIEQHHERFDGKGYPRGLAAREISLEARILAVADTYDAMTSDRPYRKALSHETAITEIQACAGSQFDPEVAAAFIDLCENIGLTA
- a CDS encoding YgiQ family radical SAM protein gives rise to the protein MTSVTFAPLPTNREELAARGWDELDILFISGDAYVDHPAFGVPLLARLLESEGFRVGILAQPDWRNPESLRVMGRPRLFAAVSSGAMDSMVNRYTAAKKVRNDDAYTPGGKAAARPDRAVIAYTAAVKGAFRGLPVVIGGIEASLRRLAHYDFWSDRVRRSILVDAKADLLVYGMGELALTTIARRAASGEAPVTMTDIPGTASFAPGSVPDAVILPGFDRVCADPATYNEAFRLAAAEQRPQGRPLLQDQGGRQVLVQPPARPLSGAELDRLYQLPFSRRPHPGYREEIPAYQQIRFSITTHRGCYGGCAFCAITAHQGKTIQSRSIESIHAEVDQLAAHPDFRGTVTDLGGPTANMYGTACGAGAGGRDCRRESCLFPRRCPHLRAEGRSAVALLRKIRGISHVRHLFVASGVRYDLLETQADYFAELLDHHVGGLLKIAPESTVPQITAVMRKPGPEALLAFLEFYRQRSARNGKRQGVVPYLIAGHPGCRLEDMVEVALFLKRNGLRVEQVQEFTPTPGTLATCIYYSGVDPFTGQSLHVPRSPRERRLQKALLLWHRPEVRGDILEALKLCRRESVAGELLGAGGGKGGRKNRGRQR